AGACGTCTCCTGCAATATCCATTGGAAATTCCACcttaaaagaaccacttttaaagtggtaacatcctgaaaaaagtgggatcttccactactagatggcgctgtctcaatggaactgaagggtattcaattcaaatcacatggttgcccataacaatcacaacaaaacatttttattttatttttgctgaataagatgtaacctgagatccatagacgcttcagatacagatgttagggcaaccgtccattggttagtcaagatagggcactccaattctctattacaatccagtcttaaactatgtgtatcatatttacttactgctactaaatacatatatatgggtcatggatcgacgtgtcagttcagctgttataagtgtttctaataGTGCTGGAGGTTCAGATGCTGTAAAAGCAGCTTGCAAGTATTACCATTGAgccgtagcaggtaaattatatttaacacacaagtctgaaaaagaCCAAAAAAACTCATtatctgagcctattaattgatccaaagtaaaaatcaccttatctgtccatgtcctccacagaaatgctttccttccaattcttaaatctgggtttccccatatagtcaattctgcatgagagaatggatcaaactgtaattgacataTTATACAccacctctctagcagccaaaattgtaaggGGGGGGTTGCTTATTCTGATATGACAAGAACcgagtgctatccatttgggaGTGCTATccatttcccctttcagtaggggttccgcaaggctcggtgcttggcccgttgttgttttccttatacatgttgcccttgggcaagcttattcaatctcatggcctccaatatcatctgtacgccgatgatacacaactatatctgtcatctccggaactttctcctgatgttcacgatcgtatctcggcatgtctttcagatatctcagcttggctgcttcatcgtcgcttgaagcttaacatggaaaagactgaattgcttgtttttcctcctaaaccttctcctcatctctcattctctcttactgtcaatgatgttacgcttactccggtcaaggaagctcgtagccttggctttatcttcgactcctcgctctcctttattcctcatattgaggcagtagctaaatcttgtcgagttttcctgtataatattgccaggattcgatcatttttgtctgtctcttctgccaagacgcttgttcatgcactggttatttcacggttggactactgcaaccttcttctctctggccttccttcttctcacatcagtccgttggtttctgttcaccactctgccgcaaagatcatcttcttagctcgccgctccgaccatgttactccgcttctgaaatctcttcattggcttccaattcacttcagaatccaatataaacttctcctgttaaccttcaaagcttttcacggtctagctccttcctatctctcctctctcatctcacactattgccccgctcgtgctcttcgctcctctgatgccatgtttctcgcctgcccaagggcctctacttcccttgctcggcttcgtccattttcgtctgctgccccttacgcctggaacgctcttccagaacatttgagaactacaagttcaaccgcagcttttaaagctcagctaaaaacttttctttttcctaaagcttttaaaacttgatgttgtgcagacttctactgttactttctactgttagtttttccctaccctgtgcctgcttacccttccctgtacctgtttgcattctcttcccctccttattgttttactatgattttattagattgtaagcctatgcggcagggtcttgctatttactgttttactctgtacagcaccatgtacattgatggtgctatataaataataataataataataataataataataataataataataataggttctaACCACAAGGCTTCcagaacatacataggattgcgccttaagttCCTGGTGGACTTAGGTAATACCGTGTTGCCTAACAACAGGAACCACACCAGCCAGCTGCTGTGGGTTCAAAGGGGAGAAACTAAAAGGCTGAGAGAAAACAGCCAGAAGTAAGCAAGGATGAGGAGCCTAGTGGGGACTGGAAAGTAGTGGAGTGCCCTGGGTTGTTACACCTGCAAACGTCTCAGGACGGAAACAAACCCAAACTAGAAACTACCCTGCTGAACTACACATTACCTCGGCAAATGCAAGTTCCTTAAACCCTAAACCCATGTTTGCCAGGACCACACGGCAGGTGAGGCGAATAAATTGATAAAACCTCTATAACTAATTGGACAACTATCAGTTATTGGTTGAATCTGCATAAACGTGCAGCTTTAGTAAATTcgttttaataataatttatggcaGAATACATGTATTAGTCTTTCAAAATACCACGAGCCTCTTTTGCTGTTTTTTAGTGTTTGTGAGGCCGTTGCCATAGCGACCGTCGACGAGCCCAACGTCCTGGGAGAAGGCGACGCGCAAAAGGACTCCGTAGTGAGGTATGTCACGTTGTACTACGCAGGCGTGCTGGGAGGCGAGACtggggctgagttcggacgataTGCTGACCAACTGGAGGgagtaggaacagaatgggaagcaaccgttgattagcgtgtcgtccgaactcagcctgggTCTAAGAAGATACGGCATCACTCATCTATGGTTGCTTTTGACGCCATTGAAAACACCAGCGCAAGTTATACCCCTCATACCTGGGCGGTGGCTGTTTTAGATTGgcagcaaaaaatatatatatttaaaaaacacacacaaccgcATGCTGCAACTAAGGGCAGGGTAAGGAGAGAGCGAATTATTCTCGCTAAATTGCCACCTCCGTTGTTTCTTCAATCCCTTTCCCAATCTAAAACCAGCGTTCAGCTGAAATGCAGGCACCTTACATTTCATCCACTGTCGTGGTGCCAAAATAGAGTCTCTCAATCAAACAGGTTGTGTTCCTCTACATCTATTTATCTCTATGGTCGCGAACGCCGCCAGGCTCCGCAGCTCATCGCGAGAAGTACATCACGAACAGAAAAAGCTCCGGGCGTTTCCCCAACGCGTCACGGACGGAAGCAAATCCATCAACTCGAGGGGCGTTTGCGCAAGCACGCCCCAGAGAGCGTAGAAAAGCAGCAATATTTCCGTTATACTCATACGTGTCGGGTGATTGGTTGAGAGCGTAGGAACGTACTGCGCAGTCGCTCTAGccggagagaaagaaagaacaaacgcTTCGGCCGGGGCCGAGCGCAGGACTATTGCGCATGCGCCGTTGTAACGGTCGCAGTGGGTTGGGAAGGCTGGGCTGGAGGCGGGGTGGAAGCTGAAGCCTCTGGAGGGAGAGCGACCATGGACGAGCTCCAGTCCGCCGAGGAGGTAACGGCTTTCCCGGGGGCGGCTgcggaggggagagaagagaagagaagagacggCGTGTGGTTCTGGCCCGTTCTTCCCAGCAGGCGTTGCCATGGGAGAGACGCTGGGCAGCCGCTCCGCTCAGGACCCGCCCCCTCGCCCATTGTTGCTCCGCGTCCCCGTCGCGCCATTCATTCTTGGCACCCCTCTGGGCCCATCCCATCTTCCCCGGGTCCGATGAAATCCCGGTGGTGCGTCTCCATCTGCCCCCGGAGACGCGTTAGGAGGAAccgaggaagctgccttatggcGAGTCAAGcctttggttcatctagcccagtatggtcagCACTGGCTGGCAGTTTTCCCTGCCCTAGttagagatgccggggattgaacctgaaaccttAAGCAAAAGAGATGCTATTATTCATTGTACGTGATAAATACATGTATGGAAAATGTACGGGTGCAAACTCTAAGAACAACAGACTCTCCTATGGGTTTGCATTACGTTTTAGTGTTTTGTTCTAAAGTCATCTTTgctacaacaacaaaacacaaaaggaaaaaggggggaaatcttccCCCAACAGTTTTTAAAAGGGGAGGATGTCTGACCAGTCTTGTGGGATGTGGGCAAGTCAGGTTCTCCATTTGGCATGGGAGGATCCTGTTGGGTCAAAGCAATGGCTGATAACTGCAGAAACATGTTTCGATTGTGTTTATGCATGGGGCTCTGAAAGGGAACAGGCCTGGCCTTCTATTTGCTCCCTAAACCAGCACCCCTGTGTGACTGCCATCTCTGAATATGCTCTGAAGGATGTACGCATATGGGTCTGTGGAACTTGTTTCTGTGTGAGTACTTAGGTTTGCTGCTGTCACTAGCAGGTCACTTGGCACTCTTATGATGGATGGTACTGTATCCATTTAAGCAGGAACAAAGTGTTAGATGCTTAGGTATGTAATTATACCTGGTTAATATTTGGAGCAGTCCTACTGTATTTTTGTCAATTTTGCATAGTACAAGTTGCACGCTTGGTTtaagtattttttgttttgttttttagactgCGTTTGTTGTAGATGAGGTCAGCAACATCATAAAAGAGGTAGGAAGCATTTATGCTACACTTTACAAGACGATAACTTCAGATACACTATTAAATCTGCCATATTCTTTCCCAGCTGTAACTCTTGAAAAAGGTTAATGGGTCACATCTGCACTGTGGAAAATACACATTGCACTTAATTGTAAGAATGAGCCCACATATTTAGGGGCTAATATCAACCTGCACACTTACAGTTTCCTAAGTCACACCACTATGtagtatttaaaatattgttctaAAATGTATGTTGTGTACAAATTCATCTAATGGAATTCTGTacagtttttatttcatttgagaTAATTCAAGGGGATAGTGACTCTGTCATACATTCTGATGTGAACATCGCAAACATAAGTATAAGATCAGATAGTGCTGTAGTGTTCTTTGTTCAAAAAGATAAGGCTGAAGACATAAACAGGGCTGCTTCCATAAATGAAAAAAGGTTGATCAAGACCTAAATAACCTTTTGCATAAATAGAAAATGTTTTCACACATGCATCTGAATTGCTTCTCCCtgctccctacacacacactttggtcTACAGTTATTGATTGCTATAACTAATTCCACTATGGGGATGTaatcttattttcaggggatgtaaggagctgcagggggaaggaggttCTGAAAGGCCTTTGTGGGTTCCATCCAACATGGTGCCAGCAGATGGGAGCTCACAACAGATTTCTCTGTCCCCTCCTTCCAGCATAGCCCCCCCCCACAAAGTGCTACACAGAAGGTGGGGAGACCCTTCAAAATAGGGTGATCTGtggcccaggggaagggggattCCTGAAGATTGGATAGAAGCACCTTCCAAGAGTGGAAGCTCTACCCACTAGTAGAATGACACCCTCCATTACCAATCTCTCTTGCACTATATGTATGGGTGTATACATaaaggcttggttcagacaacacgctaaaccgtgctgcttaaccacaaaatggttaaaggaatgcattaaccttaatacattaccttaaccattttgtggttaagcagcatggtttagcatgttgtctgaaccaggtcatagtGCAAGAGAGTGCACACATGAATCCATGCAGACTTTTAATATGCTAATAGAATTGCATTTATCAGGGATTGCATTTATCAGGGATTGTTACTGCCTTTTTAAAGATTAAACATATCTCCTGTAGGACTTTGTCTCTTACATCATTATATTACATTATGAGCTGACCTCTAGCCTGATCTGCAAGCTGTTTAAATCTACTTGATCTGCAGTTGTGACGTCTGTGAACTCTGTCTTTAATGCTTGTACTTTGGCTTAAATGGAATGGACTGATTTGTTCCATTAAATTACAACTTCAGGACTAAGTTGCTATTGACTTTGTGACTTGCAACTACAGAATCAGTGTAGTTAGCAGATTAGGGCAAATGTACCCTACTTAAGAGTTGCCAAGGTGCTAGTGCCCTGTTTACTAATCCTCTGTTGTGGCTACCTCCCTGACAACTAGTGGCGGTTTATGAGCATGCACCAGATACAGTATAAATTACAAAGCAAAATGTTCATGGCATTCTTTTTTAAGCAAAGTTGATTGAGTGCTAGCATATCTTTCTCCATGAGTGTTTGCAGTTTTAAAGTCTGCAGCAAACACATACATAGTGACATTTCAGTGAACAGCCCCTCCCCAGGCTCCACTGTTGGCACTCAGACTCTATAAATTGTAGAATTCATGAGTATAATCACAGGAAAAGATTGGGTGggtaaaacacattttattttaagtgGTTGGGGGAATTAATTTGGGGGACTCCATGTTCAGCCTCTAgttcatgggtgggcaacttgtaggcaaaacatctgtagggccacaactcccatcagctctaggcaGCGTAGCCAGTGGTaatggatcatgggagttgtaggccaaaatatccaaAGAGCCGCAAGCTACCCATCCTAATCTAGTTACAAGCTCCCATTGCCATTTCCTCTGTCGCTCTGGAAGTGGGAAAACTTCTATCTCCCTCTGTGGGAGTGTTCATGAACTGACTCAAGTGTTCTGAGCACTGTaggaagataaaaacaacaacccagtcctgtcctgcaggcttacaatctattagacacgggggggggggggggggggaggagtacAGAGAGAGAAGCAAATTCTTCATGAAGTTGCAAAAATGTTTCTTGGCGAGGTGGAATGGCCACTGGGAGAGTAGCAGCCAGACAACAGCTAGTCCCAGCTGAGATGATACAGTGGGCTATGCTGTTTTGGCTCTCCTTCTGCTGCAACCAGGTGGAATGGCTGGGCATCTATCAGATTAATTAAGAAAGCCTGCTTATTTTAAAGTAGATTTTTAACACCTTTTTATGTCTGAGGAAGAGAGAATGATACATTTTTGAAGGGTGGAAATGAATCATTCCTACATTAATTTATTATGGGCTCAGTCCTATGAACTGAGCCCTCACTGCTCAAAACCCCTGAAAttggaggcttccaagattcctaatCCCTGCCAggctgaaaggaggaggagcagtggagatgatccttgcctccctgtcctccaaTTTTCTATATTTTCACTAGATGGACCTTTCAGTGAGGGAgattgggagggaaggaggctggagcaagattaggataaatcatatcctggcttctccagttcAAAATTCATTTTGTCCTTATGTCATGACTACTTCATAatctaagggtgcagtcctatgcatatttagacagaaatgcttgtttggggaatgctgggagttacaggactaatttctgcctaaacatgcataagatcacaCCCTAAAAGAGATGGAGATGCAGTCAAGAGCAGATCatctctgaacacacacacaaacatataccAGTAAGTTTGCCAATGTGCCTGCTCAAAaccaccaccccatcccaaaTTATCAAATGTTATAGGATGTATTTGGATGTGTCTGAATTTTGTTTTTGGATTAAAACAAAACTTGGCTTAAAAGTACTGATGATTGGTGGAAATATATACATTAAGGTGAGATTTAATTTTATTCCATCAGAACTTTTTGAAGCACAAAAAGATCTGCGGAACCATACAAAGGTGCACAATTATTTCTGTGCTTGGGACTTTAGGAAGAATTCACCACCCCCAAAGGTGGCAACTGAAGCAGCTTAGTTTACCAATATGGcagtttggtttttggttttggcATGGGTTCTTATCTGGAGTTTTTTGTTTGGTCCAAGTTGCATGAAAAACAATCGGCTTTGAtataatgcatacatttaaaaaaatgagctATTGGAATTAAAATTCCTTAGTATGATGGTAAAATGATCCTCTTCTCATTTGTAGGCCATAGAAGGGACAATAGGTGGTAATGCATATCTGCACAGCAAAGTGAACCAATGGACTACAGGTGTGGTAGAGCAAATTCTAAGTCAGCTAACAAAGCTGGGGAAACCATTCAAATATGTTGGTAAGTTACATTTCCGGGCTTACTATTGATATGACAGAAATGATTTCAAGTAAAACTGATGATTAAAGCCTAAGTGGAAGTTGTGGAGTGGAGGAATTCCCTCAGTAACCAATTTCAAAACTACTGTGTTCTAAAAGTCATAAAAAGTGATATTGGATAGATGACTAAAGCTTAAAGCAAATATGGATGTAATTGTGTAGCTCATGTAATGGCCACATGCCCTTTTCTAACAGCACTCTGTCTTCTTCAATTTACAGTGACCTGTGTGATTATGCAAAAGAATGGTGCTGGACTTCATACAGCAAGCTCTTGCTTCTGGGATAACTCTGCTGATGGTAGAAGAATATTCTTATACTTTTTCTTAGCTCCTCCGTGAAATGTTTCTTAGGATATTTGTGTAACTTTGGAAGCCATTTCCATTGGGAAGAATCTTCTACACACACTTACCCTATGGTAACACATGTCTGACTCAAGCAGATACAAGTGATCTTAGGTCAACGTGTGCTGCTTGTTACTAGTAATGTAGGCTGTAATCCTGTGTATGCtaaccttggagtaagccccattgaacacagagcaagttactcctgagtaaacatgtatagggttgcattaTTCTTTTACTGCCCTGGGAAAGATGATGGGGGAAATCCACATGGTATATCTTTAGATTTGTATGGGTCTATGAAGTTTGCCTAACATCTGGGATTGGGTAGTTCAGATAACTTCAGATTCCACTGTCCCAAATTGTGAGAAGTTTGTCTGCATAGTGCTAAGTTGTCTTGGACCTAAACTTAACAAGCACAGCATAGGGTGTGATGTGAAAATAACCATACTGTGATGGACAGCTTTACTCCACATGATCTTAAATGTATGGCTTTAAATTTGATGCACTGATGTATTTTTTCTATGTATGCTGATGCTGCGGTATAATTGAATGCTCTTCTTTGCAGGAACCTGCACTGTGAGATGGGAAAACAAGACTATGTACTGTATTGTCAGTGCCTTTGGACTTGCAATATGATCGCCTTGAAATTTTTCAGCCTTTGTGTCATCACTTCCATTTCATAAGTCCACTAAAACTGTGAATTCAATGaacaatttttgtttttaaagaatttctAACTTCTTCCAGTGAGAAAATGGGAGAGCAATTTCTATGCTGTTACATAAATGCATCACCCCTTATCCATATCAAAGCACTCTCTGTCTTAACACTTTAAGGACTCTTTCTCAAGGTGCTAAAACCTGAAACTGCTGCAGTTCTTCAGCTTTACTCCAACTTGTTTGAATAAGACTAACTTTCACACTTTATAGTTTTGTTTGTTATTAAATTATTGAAGTTCTGAACATGTCTATGTGTATTCATAAAAGCAACAAATTCAAGAGGAAAGTTCCATGTGCCATTAATACCACAGTTCTAATAGATATTTCTGAAAAAATGGGATGTTGAGTTATTCTTTTATCTCCTGCCCAACTCCCAATCTTTTTCAGGGCTTCCCAGGTGCTCTTAAACCTATTGAAATGTCAGAACTCCCATTGTTTAAACCAGGTAGCTAAGGGGAATATAAAAGAACCCCAAAATTTACACAGAGCCAAAATGTTTAGGAGCATATGAGTAAGCTGTAAATGACCCAAGGCacacagttaaaataaaataatgttttaagaTTTTAGATGAGAGTACAAATGAAAAAGGAAGAAGGCATTAAATGCAAAAATCTATGTGGCTCAAGGTTTGAATAGGAGGTTGTGCGACTGAAGTTGCTGGAAACAGTGCTTTGTTGATTGCATTCtcaaaatggaatccagcatATGTTTTCTCAGAGTAAAGGGAAGAAGCAAATAGGTGATCAGTCTGGAACACAAATTCAAATACCCTATAGTCAAATTTCCAGGTCTGTCTTAATTGACAGAAGTGGTTTCAgggagagggaacagggaaacTGACCTTTGACAGGCCAATCTGGGTTGGTGGTATTGACATAGGACTTTTACCAGCCAGTCAGAACGTGTCTTCATTGTAAACTCTTATATGTCACTTCCTAATCCAGCAAGAAGCTGGGCCAAATATTCTCTGAATGCTGAGCTGTATCGTAAATGCTTTATACATCTCAAATATTCTGCCAGAAAACAGAACTTTCCTTTTGGAGCATCTTTCTGGGATGGTTGAGCTTGAGTTAGAATTACTTATATAAGAGATCCTATTTTGCTGTGCAAAGGATTTGGCTATGGTTGTAGTCTACTTAACTGCTTAGACATTTTATTACGTTAAGCAGTATTTAAGTAgcactaattttttaaaaataaaggatagTAGTCGAGGTGTTTACTTTGAATGTTGACAGGCCCTGATTCAGTCTGGAATATTATTAACTTATTTTGCAAAGcatggctgggaaagacctctatCCTAGAGCTTAGAGAGCTAAACGCAATTGAGACAGAACACTAGTCTGATGTAGTGTAAGGTAGCTCAGTCTATACACTTAATTTTCCTGGGAttcctgagaatttgtttttgtttaggaAAGGGTGATGGTAAATAGTTTTATTGGAAGAACTCTTGCATTCTGTATGGTGGCCTTAGTTCTGTTCCATAAGGTTTCTTGAAGCAATGTGCAgtgtttaaaacataaaaacaaggaACATGCTGTTATTCAACTAAAAATAAGAAACAGGCTTATCTTCTAATTTAATGGGTGTTAGTAGTACCATACTTGTGGTTTGTCATTGCaacaagaacatatgaagagccgtgctggatcagaccaaggatccatctagtccagcattctgctcactcAGTGGCCCACAAGAAAAccacaagacatgagtgcaacagcaccctcccacccatatttcccagcaactagtgtacataggcagactgcctctgatataAGCTCATCTCACACATACATACTGTAGTATTTTATTCTAGCTTAGTTTGCATTTGTTTATTTGAGGGTGACTGGGGTTCTACTTACCTGTATAGCAAGGTAGGAACTGTGAAGAGTAAGTTTAGCTTTAACTTCCAACCATATAATTTCATCTTATACCGCCTACAAGTGGGAACAAGATCTTGACAAGTGCACATTTCTTATTTTTGTCAGTGCTGAGAGATTGAATTGCTGGGGATAGAAACTAACTAGTAAACCAGAGGAACATTTACTacgttgtaaaaaaaaattgcttacaTGGAAACCCTGGGTATTTTCTTGTCATTTTTCCTAGCCCAGCTTTATTTCTACTTGCTCCAAGTCTCCATTAGCCATCTActttcctccatttccctgccccacccccacaatgcCTCTTGACTCATGTGTGCCTCGATTTCTGGCTGGTAATGCTGTGGGTTCACTTACAGTGCACACATCATACTCCTGTCTTTGGGCAGGCCCCAGCACCAATGGTCCATTGTTTCTTGCTGTCAGCTTCTCCCAATTCTTTAGCAGCCTATCCTAGTTGGCCAAGGATAGACTGCAATCTCTTAGTTTTGAGGCCTTCAGCTTGGTGTCCATGGACATCTCTTGGCACATACCATGCTTTTTCTTGCCCCTCCTGtttactttaaatattttttttttgaaaaaaataaccggggggggggggggaggtggagctGACATCTGCAAAGTAAAGAGCGGGCTCCCAACACTGTATTTCCAAGAATGTCTCTAGGCTAGTCAGGCAGTTAATATTGAAGCATGCCCAGATACCAGAAAAAGGTCAGCTGAGGCTGCATGTGTTGGGGGGGGGTATAGAAGTGGGCTAAGcatccgggggagggggggcaactaGGGGTGTGTTTTGCTAGTGTGTGTATTAACTAGTTAATGACAGGTTTTGCCTGGGTCATTTGTGCAATTCTCAGCATCACCAGTTTACCGTCTGTAAAATGGGTAGTTTGGAGGCAAATATACAATATACCATTTTGAGATCAAGCTTCATCTATGTCTTGTATGCAGCTTCTTGGCTAAGTTACTTGTCTCTGACCcccaatttgccttctgtgaaattcaGGTTGAAGCAGAAAACCATGGGTTCAGgaggctagtcctgatggcactattctacctccagtatcagacactggtgcaatagcaccctggggaacatgggcaggagagtgctgttgcacccatgtcctgcttgtgggttcctggtcaacagctagttggccactgtgtggaccgAGTGCTAGAATAGATTGACCCTTGTTCTGACCCAGCATCACTCTTATGTTGTTCTTAcaagtggttttgtattttggaattcagaccccacttctgccttgtacttaaggCTCTTGAGCATGCTATTTTTCTTCTAGTTGCAGCAATTTGAAGGACTGgcttaagacattttgctgcctgaggtgaaggtaCAGATGTCACACCCCATTCCACctacagaagctgaccagactggcagttgtcTTTAACTCTGGGCATGGGGGAGCATCCTTCACCTCACCTGAAAGGAGCAGactaacttggggggggggcacaagttgCCTGCTGCCTGAAGCCGCCCCTTACAGTAGCTCTGGTCCAGTTTGTCTTCTGGAAAATAGGTGTTTTCCAACTTGACACACCTACCATGGGAGCCATTATTAGATTTCTTCTTGCCTGCTTACTTGTTCAGGTGTCAATGTGCAAAGTTAAACTTTCTAAAAATTGgaatattttaacaattttaatttttaGAGCAGACAAATGCCATTTACCTATTTCTACCAAAACCAGTAAGACTAATAGCAAAAGAACTGTTGCATTTTCACTGTCAGCCAATTCAACTAGCCTTATATGCTGTCAGACTGATTTACATATGCACAGAAGGAAAATGAAGGGCTATTtattgtgtgcaggaaaaaacaacaacaattgatATAGGTAGAGATTCAGTATAAAACTTTATTATGAACATATTGAACACCATGATTTTATTATGCACAGTCTCCAAAGCATTTCACCACCCAATGTTTACTAGAAGTAAACTTTAATTTTGCTCTTATATTCGTGCTCAGGGAAAGTTATCTCCAAAATTCCCATTGATTCATCATGATAACAAGCAGCATCTTTGCTGAAGCATGAAGCTGACACGTTAAGATAAGCCATGCATAGCCTCCCAGAAAGCAAAATGGTATCTACAGCTTCTCATTAACATGAACATCCACTTTGAAAATGCCGTAGCCACATTTCTATATAAAATATTCTCTAGAGATTCATGTAATTTTACATCTATTTACAAATGTTGAGTTCAGTT
This sequence is a window from Elgaria multicarinata webbii isolate HBS135686 ecotype San Diego chromosome 4, rElgMul1.1.pri, whole genome shotgun sequence. Protein-coding genes within it:
- the DYNLT1 gene encoding dynein light chain Tctex-type 1, coding for MDELQSAEETAFVVDEVSNIIKEAIEGTIGGNAYLHSKVNQWTTGVVEQILSQLTKLGKPFKYVVTCVIMQKNGAGLHTASSCFWDNSADGTCTVRWENKTMYCIVSAFGLAI